The following coding sequences lie in one Arachis ipaensis cultivar K30076 chromosome B03, Araip1.1, whole genome shotgun sequence genomic window:
- the LOC107630510 gene encoding 3-oxoacyl-[acyl-carrier-protein] synthase II, chloroplastic isoform X2, translating into MAFSSAFAASSPLCTWLVAACMSLTSHSDHSPSLTCSRRRTHVTRSSFTPRSTSAFNRTRTRTNRMPLSRKIMAIALQPAQEATTVSKKPPTKERRVVVTGMGVVTPLGHDADVFYKNLLDGVSGISEINAFDCAEFPTRIAGEIKSVSADGWVAPKLSKRLDKFMLYMLIAGKKALVDGGITEDIMNELNKQKCGVLIGSAMGGMKVFSDAIEALRISYKKMNPFCVPFATTNMGSAILAMDLGWMGPNYSISTACATSNFCILNAANHIIRGEADMMLCGGSDSAIIPXGLGGFVACRALSQRNSDPTKASRPWDSNRDGFVMGEGAGVLLLEELEHAKQRGAEIYAEFRGGSFTCDAYHMTEPHPDGAGVILCIEKALTHSGLSKEDVNYINAHATSTPAGDLKEYQALMHCFGRNPELKVNSTKSMIGHLLGAAGGVEAVATVQAIRTGWIHPNINLESPDKGVDANVLVGPKKERLEVKAALSNSFGFGGHNSSIIFSPFK; encoded by the exons ATGGCTTTCTCTTCTGCCTTTGCTGCCTCCTCTCCACTCTGCACGTGGCTCGTCGCCGCCTGCATGTCCCTCACGTCCCACTCCGACCACTCCCCCTCCCTCACGTGCTCCCGCCGCCGCACCCACGTGACCCGCTCCTCCTTTACTCCTCGATCCACCTCTGCCTTCAATCGCACCCGCACTCGCACTAATCGAATGCCTCTTTCTC GTAAAATAATGGCCATAGCTTTGCAACCTGCTCAAGAAGCTACTACAGTTTCGAAAAAACCTCCTACGAAGGAAAGACGAGTAGTTGTGACAGGCATGGGTGTGGTAACGCCACTTGGTCATGATGCAGATGTCTTCTACAAAAATTTACTTGATGGTGTTAGTGGCATAAGCGAGATTAATGCTTTTGATTGTGCAGAATTTCCAACG AGGATTGCTGGCGAGATCAAGTCTGTCTCAGCTGACGGTTGGGTAGCGCCAAAGCTCTCAAAGAGATTGGATAAATTTATGTTGTATATGTTAATAGCTGGGAAAAAAGCGTTGGTTGATGGTGGAATCACTGAAGACATAATGAACGagttaaataaacaaaaatgtgGGGTTTTAATTGGCTCAGCAATGGGTGGGATGAAG GTTTTCAGTGATGCTATTGAAGCTTTACGAATATCATATAAGAAGATGAATCCATTTTGTGTACCATTTGCAACGACAAATATGGGTTCTGCCATTCTTGCTATGGATTTG GGTTGGATGGGCCCTAATTATTCAATCTCCACAGCTTGTGCTACAAGCAATTTCTGTATACTTAATGCAGCAAACCATATAATTAGAGGTGAAGCT GACATGATGCTTTGTGGTGGTTCAGATTCTGCTATTATACCA NNNGGCTTGGGAGGCTTTGTGGCATGCAGGGCACTCTCTCAGAGAAACAGCGATCCTACTAAAGCTTCACGCCCTTGGGATAGC AACCGCGATGGATTTGTCATGGGTGAAGGGGCTGGAGTTTTGCTTTTAGAAGAGTTAGAGCATGCTAAG CAAAGAGGAGCAGAAATATATGCAGAGTTCCGTGGTGGAAGCTTCACTTGTGATGCTTATCATATGACGGAGCCTCACCCTGATG GGGCTGGTGTGATTCTTTGCATTGAAAAGGCACTAACTCACTCGGGACTATCAAAAGAGGATGTGAACTACATAAATGCACATGCCACGTCTACGCCGGCTGGAGATCTCAAGGAGTACCAGGCTCTGATGCATTGCTTCGGTCGCAATCCTGAG CTTAAAGTGAATTCCACTAAATCTATGATTGGCCATCTTCTAGGGGCAGCTGGTGGAGTCGAAGCTGTTGCAACAGTGCAG gcaataAGGACAGGGTGGATTCATCCCAATATCAATCTGGAAAGCCCAGACAAAGGAGTG GATGCTAATGTGCTTGTGGGCCCAAAGAAGGAGAGACTGGAAGTCAAGGCAGCACTGTCTAATTCATTTGGTTTTGGTGGCCACAATTCCTCCATCATATTCTCCCCTTTCAAATAA
- the LOC107630510 gene encoding 3-oxoacyl-[acyl-carrier-protein] synthase II, chloroplastic isoform X1: MAFSSAFAASSPLCTWLVAACMSLTSHSDHSPSLTCSRRRTHVTRSSFTPRSTSAFNRTRTRTNRMPLSRKIMAIALQPAQEATTVSKKPPTKERRVVVTGMGVVTPLGHDADVFYKNLLDGVSGISEINAFDCAEFPTRIAGEIKSVSADGWVAPKLSKRLDKFMLYMLIAGKKALVDGGITEDIMNELNKQKCGVLIGSAMGGMKVFSDAIEALRISYKKMNPFCVPFATTNMGSAILAMDLGWMGPNYSISTACATSNFCILNAANHIIRGEADMMLCGGSDSAIIPXXXXXXXXXXXXXXXXXXXXXXGLGGFVACRALSQRNSDPTKASRPWDSNRDGFVMGEGAGVLLLEELEHAKQRGAEIYAEFRGGSFTCDAYHMTEPHPDGAGVILCIEKALTHSGLSKEDVNYINAHATSTPAGDLKEYQALMHCFGRNPELKVNSTKSMIGHLLGAAGGVEAVATVQAIRTGWIHPNINLESPDKGVDANVLVGPKKERLEVKAALSNSFGFGGHNSSIIFSPFK, from the exons ATGGCTTTCTCTTCTGCCTTTGCTGCCTCCTCTCCACTCTGCACGTGGCTCGTCGCCGCCTGCATGTCCCTCACGTCCCACTCCGACCACTCCCCCTCCCTCACGTGCTCCCGCCGCCGCACCCACGTGACCCGCTCCTCCTTTACTCCTCGATCCACCTCTGCCTTCAATCGCACCCGCACTCGCACTAATCGAATGCCTCTTTCTC GTAAAATAATGGCCATAGCTTTGCAACCTGCTCAAGAAGCTACTACAGTTTCGAAAAAACCTCCTACGAAGGAAAGACGAGTAGTTGTGACAGGCATGGGTGTGGTAACGCCACTTGGTCATGATGCAGATGTCTTCTACAAAAATTTACTTGATGGTGTTAGTGGCATAAGCGAGATTAATGCTTTTGATTGTGCAGAATTTCCAACG AGGATTGCTGGCGAGATCAAGTCTGTCTCAGCTGACGGTTGGGTAGCGCCAAAGCTCTCAAAGAGATTGGATAAATTTATGTTGTATATGTTAATAGCTGGGAAAAAAGCGTTGGTTGATGGTGGAATCACTGAAGACATAATGAACGagttaaataaacaaaaatgtgGGGTTTTAATTGGCTCAGCAATGGGTGGGATGAAG GTTTTCAGTGATGCTATTGAAGCTTTACGAATATCATATAAGAAGATGAATCCATTTTGTGTACCATTTGCAACGACAAATATGGGTTCTGCCATTCTTGCTATGGATTTG GGTTGGATGGGCCCTAATTATTCAATCTCCACAGCTTGTGCTACAAGCAATTTCTGTATACTTAATGCAGCAAACCATATAATTAGAGGTGAAGCT GACATGATGCTTTGTGGTGGTTCAGATTCTGCTATTATACCANNNNNNNNNNNNNNNNNNNNNNNNNNNNNNNNNNNNNNNNNNNNNNNNNNNNNNNNNNNNNNNNNNGGCTTGGGAGGCTTTGTGGCATGCAGGGCACTCTCTCAGAGAAACAGCGATCCTACTAAAGCTTCACGCCCTTGGGATAGC AACCGCGATGGATTTGTCATGGGTGAAGGGGCTGGAGTTTTGCTTTTAGAAGAGTTAGAGCATGCTAAG CAAAGAGGAGCAGAAATATATGCAGAGTTCCGTGGTGGAAGCTTCACTTGTGATGCTTATCATATGACGGAGCCTCACCCTGATG GGGCTGGTGTGATTCTTTGCATTGAAAAGGCACTAACTCACTCGGGACTATCAAAAGAGGATGTGAACTACATAAATGCACATGCCACGTCTACGCCGGCTGGAGATCTCAAGGAGTACCAGGCTCTGATGCATTGCTTCGGTCGCAATCCTGAG CTTAAAGTGAATTCCACTAAATCTATGATTGGCCATCTTCTAGGGGCAGCTGGTGGAGTCGAAGCTGTTGCAACAGTGCAG gcaataAGGACAGGGTGGATTCATCCCAATATCAATCTGGAAAGCCCAGACAAAGGAGTG GATGCTAATGTGCTTGTGGGCCCAAAGAAGGAGAGACTGGAAGTCAAGGCAGCACTGTCTAATTCATTTGGTTTTGGTGGCCACAATTCCTCCATCATATTCTCCCCTTTCAAATAA
- the LOC107633138 gene encoding protein FAR1-RELATED SEQUENCE 5-like gives MDHTGQPDSQSNGFVEPSYEFSSNFDRVHASQDADDGMSGETVPVEEAEAMDSSAGDADIDAEAVVRIVNGIGSFGAIEFSSLTANDVLTTEFTSLQVAHDYYNEYGRIKEFSVRRSKVGRRTKQGAEGEIIWQIFVCSREGERDGKHMQQEDRKMDPRPITRCGCEARIKVHVDNASGRWFVEQFCDNHNHPMLDARFRGLSQSHRVVKEGDLHQINSMRKSGLRVPTIFRAFANQSGGFETVGFEIKDIYNAIEKQRRAGATDAEAKYSLNVDKRLENLFWCDGTSRYDYNVFGDVLGFDATYSRNKYKCPLVIFSRVDHHMRTAVFGCAILSKESEGSYVWLLRSFLEVMKGKQPKSVITDGDLAMKSAVSIVFPGAHHRLCSWHLLRNATARVGRPGFLWKFRLCLMGHLEVDEFERIWTDSVADHRLEDHPWIVDMYAKKHSWSNGHIWGKFFTGLKTTSRCEALNMQLGKFIHNGYNLREFVEHFQHYLEFMRRRELVADYKSAYGEPAVKTKLEAIEQFAATVYTKEVFELFWEVLILASNVRVVSTKRTSACVLFEVTMYCKQRSWAVSWAEEDVEFSCSCQRMESFGLPYVHMVGVLVYLNMTAIPRSLILERWTKRAK, from the exons ATGGACCACACAGGGCAACCAGATTCACAG TCGAATGGGTTTGTGGAGCCTAGCTACGAGTTTTCATCTAATTTTGACCGAGTCCATGCGTCACAG GATGCTGATGATGGAATGAGCGGCGAAACCGTGCCGGTAGAGGAAGCAGAAGCGATGGATTCGTCCGCCGGAGATGCGGACATAGATGCAGAAGCAGTGGTGAGGATTGTTAACGGGATAgggtcctttggcgccattgaaTTTTCTTCCTTGACAGCCAACGACGTCCTTACGACGGAGTTCACAAGCCTACAGGTAGCTCATGACTATTACAACGAATACGGTCGCATCAAGGAATTCTCGGTCAGGAGGTCCAAGGTGGGTCGCAGAACAAAGCAGGGGGCGGAAGGCGAAATCATTTGGCAGATATTCGTGTGCTCGAGGGAAGGAGAGCGAGATGGGAAACACATGCAGCAGGAAGACAGGAAGATGGATCCTCGACCGATCACGCGGTGCGGGTGTGAAGCCCGGATTAAGGTCCACGTTGATAATGCCAGCGGGCGATGGTTTGTTGAACAATTCTGTGATAACCATAATCATCCCATGCTGGATGCGAGGTTTAGGGGTCTGTCGCAGTCACACAGAGTAGTCAAGGAAGGCGATTTGCACCAAATCAATTCCATGAGAAAATCTGGGTTGCGGGTGCCGACAATTTTCCGCGCCTTTGCCAATCAGTCAGGAGGATTCGAGACTGTCGGGTTCGAGATAAAGGACATATACAATGCGATAGAGAAGCAAAGGCGGGCTGGCGCGACAGATGCTGAGGCC AAGTACTCACTGAATGTTGACAAGAGGCTGGAAAATCTCTTCTGGTGCGATGGTACAAGTCGTTATGACTACAACGTGTTTGGGGATGTCCTGGGTTTTGATGCAACGTACAGTCGTAACAAATACAAGTGCCCTTTGGTAATATTCTCAAGGGTGGACCATCATATGAGGACAGCGGTGTTCGGCTGCGCCATCTTGAGCAAGGAGAGCGAAGGAAGCTATGTGTGGTTGTTGCGGTCATTTCTTGAGGTAATGAAAGGAAAACAGCCGAAGTCTGTCATCACGGACGGGGACCTCGCCATGAAGAGTGCGGTTAGCATAGTTTTTCCCGGTGCACATCACAGGTTGTGTAGCTGGCATTTGTTAAGGAACGCCACTGCTAGAGTTGGACGGCCGGGTTTTCTTTGGAAATTTCGTCTATGCCTGATGGGACATCTAGAGGTTGACGAATTTGAGAGAATATGGACGGATAGCGTGGCAGACCACAGGTTGGAGGATCATCCGTGGATAGTGGATATGTATGCAAAGAAACATTCATGGTCTAATGGACATATCTGGGGGAAATTCTTCACAGGACTGAAGACGACATCGAGGTGCGAGGCTTTGAATATGCAGCTTGGAAAATTTATACACAACGGGTACAATCTGAGGGAGTTCGTGGAGCATTTCCAACACTATTTGGAATTCATGAGGAGGAGAGAACTAGTGGCAGACTACAAGTCTGCATACGGCGAGCCTGCAGTAAAAACGAAACTCGAGGCCATTGAGCAGTTCGCTGCGACGGTTTATACAAAAGAGGTTTTTGAACTGTTTTGGGAGGTGCTGATTCTAGCCAGCAATGTTAGAGTTGTGTCCACCAAGAGGACGAGCGCTTGTGTTTTGTTCGAGGTCACAATGTACTGCAAGCAGAGATCATGGGCCGTGTCGTGGGCCGAGGAAGACGTCGAATTCAGTTGTTCTTGTCAGCGGATGGAGTCCTTCGGGCTTCCTTATGTCCACATGGTTGGGGTTCTGGTTTATCTGAACATGACAGCTATTCCCAGAAGCCTAATACTTGAACGGTGGACAAAGAGGGCAAAGTAG